In Nicotiana tomentosiformis unplaced genomic scaffold, ASM39032v3 Un00112, whole genome shotgun sequence, a single genomic region encodes these proteins:
- the LOC138903881 gene encoding uncharacterized protein, producing MWNIRSVNTQQAFPSVINMNREHNFCIVALMEPFQKKGLIERYKRRLNMETAYTNINGQIWLFFNAVVEWELVEDTEQQVTVRVFHHDLGQRMMMTFVYAKCSVIERLELWDHLYYLASDMELPWLVGGDFNVLLHEDEKIGGLPIHPPEYEDFAFCVNSCGLFEQGYKGSPFTWWNGRSNAECIFNRLDRIFVNFPFQNMLPTIEVEHLIRTRSDHAPLLMTCGVQTTKFVKSFRFLNFWTKHATFMDVVRQNWEADFIGDPFMMFKIVLQKAQSELKKYLNIEEQYWKQKSGMNWFAEGDRNTSLQEVEELQQGETWDDQLLDQTFNEEIAEHIRLNVHYEGSEGYWDKPY from the exons ATgtggaacataaggtctgtgaaTACACAACAGGCCTTTCCTAGTGTGATCAATATGAATAGGGAgcataatttttgtatagttgcattgatggagccttttcaaaagaagggactcattgagagatataaaaggaggttgaatatggagactgcttatacaaatattaatgggcaaatatggttgttcttcAATGCAGTTGTGGAATGGGAATTAGTGGAGGATACTGAGCAACAGGTGACTGTGAGAGTGTTTCACCATGACCTAGGGCAGCGTATGATGAtgacatttgtttatgcaaaatgttcagTAATTGAGAGGTTGGAGTTATGGGATCACTTGTATTATTTagcaagtgatatggaattaccatggttggtaggaggggatttcaatgtgttattgcatgaagatgagaaaatagggggacttccaatacaccctcctgaatatgaggattttgcattttgtgtaaactcttgtggtttgtttgagCAAGGCTACAAAGGTAGTccattcacatggtggaatgggagatccaATGCTGAGTGTATATTCAACAGATTGGATAGGATCTTTGTGAATTTTCCATTTCAGaacatgttgccaactattgaagttgagcatctaatcagaactagatcagatcatgcaccattgctaATGACATGTGGGGTGCAGACAACCAAGTTTGTCAAGTCTTtcagattcttgaacttttggacaaagcatgcTACATTTATGGATGTGGTGAGGCAGAATTGGGAAGCTGATTTCATAGGGGATCCGTTTATGATGTTCAA gattgtgcttcaaaaggctcaatctgaattgaagaaatacttgaatattgaggagcagtattggaagcaaaaaTCTGGGATGAAttggtttgctgaaggagataggaatacaa gtCTTCAGGAGGTGGAAGAACTTCAGCAAGGGGAAACATGGGATGATCagctgctagatcaaactttcaatgaggaaattgcagaacatataaggctaaatgtgcactatgaaggcagtgagggatattgggataagccatactga